The genomic interval CAAAGAATTCAGTACATTAACACGTTACAGGCCCTATGGGACATACAGGGAGTAGTATTGCAAAGGCTGTTTACAATTGCAGTCAAGAAAAAATAGATAATTCAAAGACTCATTCGAGCTTAGGACAATGTCTCAACCGCAGTAATATCAGTTAGGAATAGAAATCATGATTGTTTGATCTTGAACACCAGGAAAAGGATCATACTAAGTGAGGAATGGTCTCATTGGAATGCACCCCGTCAATGCAGTCTCAGTGTAATTCTCAATACGATGAGAATTAGAAAATTCATAGTTGTGGAAATGATGCCATCCACAGACACGTGGGGAATCCCTGTCATTCAGAAAGTGACAAatagaaaagagaggaggaattgGGTTTTGGCTGTTTTGCTGGATTAACTGTTTATAAAGCAAGGCATTAAGCTATGTATATAGATTTGATCACTGAGGTAATCTTCAAGCTGTTGCATGTTTTAAAGCATAACAGTTCACCTTTACAAGCCTCAAGAGAGCTTTGAATAACTTAATGGAAAAAATGAGCCATTGAAGTTGAACTGAAATATGCTTTATCTTGTATTATCTGGCTTTATTAATTATCAGTAGAAGCAGAGTATGCTTTTGATTTAATGTTTTATTGCTCACACTCAGATAAGCTTAGTAGAATGCTGTGCATGGTAAAGGTAACATAAGCCAGGAtagtggaaaacatttttttaaagcgtTTTGTAAACGTAGGAGAACTCAGAGTCAATCATACAAAGACATAAGGAGGGCTAGGCTGGTAAAACCCAGCAAAACAAAGAATGAGAAGATTCTCATCTGTAAATGCATGCAgagggtgggaggaaagagggGAACTATTTATATTACAGAACAATTCTTGGCACAAACCTGAGGAGATATAAACTGCCTAGGATTAAATGCGAGCTGGAAATTAGAAAATGATGTTGACCTCAGAGCAATGAGATTATGGACCATATGCCTTGGGTGTGTGTATGAAGGTTCTGGCTGCAGTACTGTAACTGAAATTAGGCTCTGGTTGCATTTATACAAGTATTAAACATCTCTTTTGTGTGAAACAATGCAACGTATCTTCCCCTGCTCATGCCAGCTAGTGACtgaatgaaatatgaattttGCAGTAAGTTGtaaattaatatattaatgaaTAAACTACCCAAAATGAACAAAACCTGGGTCCTTTAAAAAGCACTTCATTGTTCTGAATAGTCTTAGCAAGGGAATAACAGCCATTTTAGACTTTCTTTCTCCTGGAAAATAATTGAACTCTTGTGCTCAGGCTAAATTTGCAGACACAGGGTTTTAATTACACTACCATGGACTGCAGGATGCAATTGCTGTAATTATGCAGGCTATAGCCTGAATCATCAGGGTAACGCTAACAGTCCCTGTGCTCCTCTGGATGAACGTTTCCCAGTAAGCAAAGAAAGACTTACTGATGAGGTAGACCTCTCTAGCAGGACCGGTTGGTCACAGAGAgcttgtgaaatctccatccttggagatattcacaatTTGGCATGATGAGGCCCTGTGCAagtgatctaactttgaagttagctctAGTTACTGCCTGGACCAGGgtgttgggctagagacctccagaggtcccttcccaccaaaTTCTTTCTGTGCTCCTGTCAAAGTGTAACCACGTCACAGCAAGGTGCAGGGGTTGCTGTGCCTGCCTGTGGTGTGCCAGCTTGGTTACCCTTGCCCTGACCCTGCACAAGGCTGAGAGGGAGCAGACCTGAGCTGAGAGGCAGTtgaaggggcagcagcagccccagagtgggagggcaAAAGAGCATCAGCCGGTGAGATGCGGAGCATCAGCAATTTTCTGAGCTGAGCCTCAGCAACAGTGTCctttgctctctgctgcacctgcaaCTGGCAGGGTTGCGGGTTGCAGCACCTTAGTGAGAACGACCAGCTTACAATAACTTACCATTATGTGAAATACCATAATATGTGAAAGACATCAATAAACTGAATCGAGGACAGTGAAGGGCCACCAAAATGGTCAGGGTCTGGAGCACTTGCCcactgaggagaggctgaagaaccggggcttgttcagcctggagaagagatagCTATGGGGGGACGTAAGAGCAGCCTGCCGGGACCTGCAAGGAGGTTATcgggaagatggagccaggctcttcacagcagtgcatggcaggaggacaagagacaatgggcataagTTAAAACAGAAGACATTCAAACTCTGTATGAAGAAAATCTTATTCAACATGATGATAATAAGgcagttgctcagagaggttatgcagtctgcatccttggaggttttcaaggacCTGGTCTGACTCAGGGCtgactctgctctgagcaggggattGAACTgaagacctcctgaggtctcttccaacctgaattatcctgtgattctaTGATCATTTAGTAACTACTCCTCCTTGAAAACTATTGATAGTACCTCTGCCTTTGCTCTACTGCACATGGATGTAGCGTGTTTAGGGGAACTGAGCCAAAATCCACAGGAAGGTCACAAAGTACAAAGACCCAGGGAAGCAGGTGACTAATTTCACACAGTGCTGCTCTCAAGCACTATTTCTAAGACACCAAACCAGTAACCTGGATCATTCTTCATGTTTGAAGGTTTCTCCCTCAGGGAAGACGAGGGTATATGAAGTCCTCTTTCTGAGAAATGCTTTAAGAGTTACCCGCTTTCAAAATGGCACCTATTTCCCTTGGCCATGTTGAAAAGATGGTCTCTGCCTTTGTCTTTTGCTTTGTGCTCATCGGAAGTGAGTGCTTCTGCATCCTCATGTGCAGGGGACCACCCTCCGCCCAGGCAATGGCTGTGCTTTCCTTCCACTGAGGGCAACGGGAGGCCCTGGGTAtgctgaggaggaaaagaaaagaaaaagccctcaTTAGAGCTGAGCTCTGAGTTCTGAAAAATAATAGCCAAATGAACAGTATCTTTAAGGAGAAAAACTCATGAATTACAGCAGAGCTGGTTAATAGAAAGCCTGGGAAGGTGGAGGAGAATGCATTTTGAATCATGCATAAGAAAagcaaggaggaggggaaagcgTATGGAAGGGGGTAGAAAAGAATCACTGGCAATCTGGGGTATGGGCAAGGGAAACATAGTTAAGGGACCTGCTATGTACTCTGCTATGTGCTTCAAGTCTAGAGAACtcacatatttttcctttttaagggtGAAAGCATTTTCCTTCAGCAGTAATGATAAGTCTGGCTTTCAGTGACtccctgaaaacagaaatttaagTGATTTGGGACTGGGAGGCAGGGAGACAAAAAAtctagtgctttaaaaaaaatctctcctggaGATTACCTGAAAGATTAGATTGTTTCTACATTTCCATCTCTAAATAAGTTAAGATATTTTAATCTATAGAAGTCTATATTTCTTGGGTTGAGAAAGATTGACTTGGGGATCCATTATAGCAAGCCTATGTAGCATTTGCCCACAGCTTACTGCTGTGTGCTTAACAATGCTCAGCTGAGGTTTCATTTTACCATAGATAATTTTTAACTATTTACTGTGATGCATTCCTGAAAATGAGATATGAATCTTCTGAAAGGACCAGGTACTGAAGGAAAAGTCAGAAGGAAAGTGCCAGCACAGGTGAATCAACAGCCTTTCCTGGTATGTAACTAAGTGCTTAATACCCCACTGTTCCCAGGGAATAATGTCGTTTGAACCAGATGTCCTTGCTTTTTATCCCCTTACATTGCTGACCATAAAAATTCAGCCAAAGGCCTTAGCTGATATTGGTGTTTATGTAATTACAGATTgcgtgtttttttcttctttccaggtcTTGGCTTTTGTTCTTCTATTATAACTGGCCCTACTAATGCGACAGTCCTTGTTGGTTCAGAAGCCCGATTTAATTGTACCGTGTCGTTAAGATGGGTAATTCTCATCTGGCTGTCAAAGGGAAGTCCTGTCCTCACTGTGGTTAATCCTCAAGGAGCTATTGTAACATCAGACCGCTTCACCTCTCAAAATTATACCAGCAGTACTGGGTTTACCTCAGAGCTGATCATTCACGACACGCAGCTGAGTGACTCTGGTACAATAGTGTGCAGCACCCAGCAGCCTAATGAGAGCACCTTTGCGTTTCTTTCTGTTCAAGGTGCGTATGGCCGCCAATGGAAAGCTATTTTATTATAGTGTGCTTAGAGAAATCCTGTGATGGACTGCCCAAATTATCTCTTTGAAGGAATACATGCTCCTATGTAACATTCTTTGTCTCCTGTCCTCCTTGTCTTAATTTTACTGTCACAGCAGGTTTCAGAGTCACCTTCGGAGTGCCATTGAAAGAGGATTGAGCTGCCCTTGTTTTTTCCCATTGCCTCTCCTTATTCTTTATTGGATTTTGCCTGAAGGGTGTATCAGGCCCACAGGCAGTCAGACAAAAATGATCTTTTGGGTAGGGACAGTGCGAACTACCCCATATGAACATCTCTGTGCATCAATATTCTGCTCCTTTTTAGTGCAGATCTCTCTTCTGCTTTGTGATTTAGGACGCAGTCCTAAAGCCAGCTTATTTGAGTTTGATTTAATGGAGTGTAGAAGTAAAGCCCATGAGATGCAAGGTGATACTCTTCATATGATTGCTGCTGTAAGCTGCCTTTTCCAAGGGACAAAAAGCTCCTGTGCATGAAGCCCCTGTGTATGAGACCTCTTCCTCCTCAAGCATCATTAGTGCCACAGTGCAGCCAGTAAAGCAGAATCTAACCAAGAGACACTATCCATTTGTCAAAGAGATACTTCACACAACAAGAACCCCTAATCATCTACCTGTAAACTTTTCCTGATAAACCCCAAGAGCATGCTTAAAATTTAGAGAGAAACATGGTTATTACATTATGTTGTCCTTCAGCTGGAAATATATCAGTACAGCTAAAAACTATAATTTACTGCTTTTTATTGAAAAGGCACTGCAGGCTGAGTCTAGTGTTTTAGAGGTATGGAGCAATAATGTGTCCTTGAAGCTGCAATATCTGCGTTTTTATATCATGCATATGGTACGTCAGTGGTAATAACAGTTGTTTTGAAATTTGTATCTCAAGGCATGTCTAATTTTGGGTATCACGGTAAGATTTGAAATTATCAGTTGGAAAGCAATGCATCCAAATATTCTGAAGGAACAAAATATCTTTTCCGTTCTACAGTTAATGGATCTTTAGTCATCAAAAATAGCACCTTTACagtaaaagagaacaaaacagttgAAATTGTTTGTGAAGCCTTAGGATGGGCTCCAGCTCCAGACATTACCTGGATGACAAACGACTCTTTCATAGATAAGTCGAGGTATGTTACCAAGCAAAGTCAAGGATCTAATGGCCTTCACAATGCCATGAGCATCTTAACTTTGACTCCGACGGACACTGAGATTTTGACTTGTTTAGCTGATATAGAAGCACTCCCTAGCCCTCAGAATGCAactgtaactgttttttttctcaactCTACTCTAGGTAAGTGGATGTTTGTTGTACTTTGCCTATGCTATTTTCTCAGAactatgcttttttgttttgtctggaaaaatcttttatttgcaaACCAAATACTATGACGTGTGCAGAGGTGATATAATTAAGACTTGGTTGTCACAACTTCATGCAGCGCTATGGTTATAGTCGCTTCTGTAAGAGGACTGATACAAGTCATGTGAAACAGAAAGTCCTACCTAGGACCAGTGTGAACAAAATGAATGAAGCAGCAGATCTGCCACTGATTCCTACTGTGGATTCATTGCTAACCATACTGGCCTTGGCTCCTTCTACAAGAAATCATCTAATGAATTTAGATGTGAAACATCTTTGATTATGTCATGTCCcatgtatgaaaataaaattctagaCCTCATTTGCTCAAGGCCAAACCCCCAGGTGAAACTGTGTTCTATTATATTCGATACTAGCTTTACCACTGACTTCAAAAAACCTTGGATTTCACTCCCAGTTTCTGCACACAACCCAAAATAGATTCTGCACTAGCTCTCCAAATGCAAGTAGAAAGTTCTCTGTATAAACACTGAACAGATGTGGTGGAGCTGTCGTAGTCTGCTGGTAACAATCCAAAGCTGCACTGAGCTTGACACCTAAGTGGGGCTAGGTAGTATTCTAGTCATATGCTGTATCCCAAGGTCTATGTAGATCCAAGAGCCATTTGACCTGCTCTCTTCTTCCTGGTGTGGTCTCTTTCACCTACTGGAGGAATATGGATATACTCATTAACATATGTGGAATTCTTTGGACAAAGTATTAGATTGCCTTTTGTTTCCTTATATTTAAGGAGATTTAAGGTGGCTTTAATCCAAGCATAACTGTCAAATAAGTCTTTCAAGAACTATGAGCAAGACCCTTGGTAACCTTTAACAGTTTTGCTAATGCTATCAGCAATTTTTTGTAATGCTGCTAATCTTTGGCCTCACTGACATCGTACAGCAATAAACTCCACAGATTAACGCATTCACAGCGTTAGGACACTCATGAGGCAAAGCACGACTTTTCTCTGCTTTATGCTGTCGGTGTGGAACAAAGCAAGTGAGACTATGAATAAATATCTACCTCATTATCTAACAGAATCCTgtgaaaagtgcttttcttttccaaaccatAATATGATAAGAACAAGTAAGAACAGGAGAAGTGCTCTCCCTGTGGGTTAGCAGTGCTTAATGCAGATGGGGAGATGATAATCACCTTGTCCTTTGCAGCTCTTCtctggtgaggctggccaagaGCCTCAAACGTAAGGCAGAGGAGTCTCAGGGCAACCTGAACTTGCACCAGTAATCACATGGTTGGGAGGCTGTCCCAGGAGCTGAGGTTGCTGGTTATGGGTACACTACCAGCTGTGGTGGCACCCTATAATGGCATCCTTCTTATTAGCCATACCCTGTGGTATAGAAAATGCATAAGTTATATGGAGGTTTTTACAGTGGCCCACCAGGTATTTTCTGTACAGAGTAGAGCCTTAAATCTACACTTCTTTTTCTGAAGTGGTGAGCATTGTGAACTTCAATAATCATGCTGACAGCTTCTCTTGATGAACTGATACTTGTTCTGTAACGGACGAATACACCATGTATGAAGACATTCTTATAGTAGATTGATGACTGGTATGGTATAGAAGTTTCTACATATAAGCAACCGAAGAGGTTGAGTAACTGTGCCTTTTATTTTACGTATGAGTCATTATTAGCAAGTCCTTTCAGAAGTACTCACTTTGTAATGCAATTGAAAAAGgtcatttcatcatttttaataaTTCTTTGTAGTCAGATTGCTCCTAATTACTGATTAAGCAAAATAGAGCTATCCTGAGGAAATTAATAAATTCCCCTGCCTACTCATTTGTGAACTACAGAGGGATCCACCCTCAGTTTCCATAGCTACTCACTGTAaatcagaagaggagaaaaacagatgtCATGAAGCACAATTAGTGTATAATTAGTGATTGTATAGGACCATCATtcatttctctttggaaaaatcATTGTGCAGCAGCAGACACTGAAATTTGTCAGGatatgagaaaatgaaatctcTAAATTATGAGAATGAAATAAAGATGTGACATTTGCAACGGAGGAATATATCTAATATATATCGTACTTTAAATCTCAGAACTACTCTGATTTTTCATATACAGACTCCCCCTTAGCTAGATGTTGTCAGGAATGAAGAAGGCTAGCTTCAAACATCTAAGGAGTCTTTCCCGAAACTATAGTAATATCGATTTCAGCCCTCGCTTAAAAGCTTGAGCAATCTAATTCACTTCTCCACAAGCCTCACGAGCAGTACTTGTCTATTCACAAGCATTATAACCAAAAAacttctgagccttcttccacAGTCACTAACTGATAAACCAACATCGCCTGGCAGGTGAATGCCTTCCTGCATGTCTGGATCAGTCTTAATCTCGGGCCTCTTCTTACAGTTAACAAGATGATGCATTTTCGTGTTGGTCACTCCTCTCTCCAGAGGTGTCTTATTTGCAATTCAGTTTGACTGAGCCCCAAATTTGGGAACTCCTATAGAGTTATCGCAGCAGAAGCAGTCACAGAGCTGTTATTGGGACATGGGATCCTTGGCAGAGTCCCTTAGTTGGGCTTAAGCTTTTTACGGCTTCAGTGTTGGCTTTATGTGGCCTTTGCACTGCAGGAGGGGAAGACTAGGGAATCAGCCAGAACCTTGatcttcctttgcttttatcCTAGCTACAAAGCTCCAAAGTGTCCAAGAAGCAGGGTGCAGCTTTGTCTTAGTCTCTCATTTCTCCTTGGTCACCAGCATGTCTCAGGGAAAATTCCCTTTTCCAGAGATGCTTTGCTCAGGTAAATTCTTAGCAGCTTTAGGAGAAGCTAGATGTTAGGATAGAGAATTGGCAGCAGAGAATGGGCCATATAGTATGAGAAGGTGGTTTCATCCATGTTTAGTACCTGATGTAACTTGATGTGGATTTACAAGTGGGGCTAAAAGGGTTTAATCTCTTCATCCCTCAGAGCCCCTCTCTTGTGCCCCTAACTTACATGTTGAGCTGGCGGCCCATGCGTTCATACCTGCTGGTCACATCCCCAGTTTCTTTCTGGATCTCTCAGAGTTGGGGAAAAACTACCATGCAGAACAGCCTGGGAGTATTTGTGTTGTATCCTGTCCCTCTTGCTTGTGCTCTGTAGAGCATCTTTTGGCAGGTAACCTGAGCCTGAGGGGGAGCAAAATACCTTAGTCTGGCAGCCAGCCTGACTAGTATGGTGCAGTGCCGAAAGAGCATTTGGCTTCCTCCTTCACGCTGGGGCTAAACTACCCCTTATAGCTAAGAGAGCTGTATCTTTCATATTTTAACTATCTTGAAATCCCTATGACATGCTTTATACAACAACATATAATAAATCATAGGTACTTGTTGCAGTACTTCTGGATGAAAATGTTATGAACAAGCTTATAATCAGTTGTAGTCGCAACTGATTATAGCCTACGGAATTAACTACTAGTCTGCAGGTTACCGAGTGCTTGTTTTTCCAAATTGTCACAAGAAGTTTAAAGCATGCTGTTTGTGTATTAGGATTAGAGAAAAGACTGGAATGAATTGCTTAATCATAACAACCTGAGCTTTGGAGAATTCAGAATCTCGACATGAGTCTGAGCTCGCTGGAGGCTGCAGTCCTGTGTCTCTGCAGTCCAAAGCCTCCAAACCCCAGGCATATGTAACTGGGCAAATTTGTAGATAGAATGGATTTACTTTTCTATCCCCTGCTTTTAGCGGAGCAGCAAATACTCTGGGTCACACATCAGGGGAATAGCTGTGACACTGTGCAGCTACCAATCATCTCTGTTGCTGCTGAACCTTTCCTAGAGGCTGTCAGGTAAATGTTGCCATGCAGTTTTTAATTGAGACCCCTAGCGAGGACGTGACATGCATAAACCCAGCATGCCAGAATGGGTATTGTCAAGTTTGTGTGTCTCACACCTGTAGTTCAGACTGGAAGTTTGTTTCTAAACAACTGCCAAGGTGATATTTGGGTGGCTTTTCAAAGGGTGATCAAGTTAGAAGCGCTCCTGAGATATCTGGTCAAAACCAATGGGCAGTGTGATGTGACAGTCAGAattgtcattttccttttgcctCCAGTTGGGTaaggaacataaaatatttttaaaattctttgcatGTGGCAGCTCTGTTAGCAAAACCATTTGATCGTAGCAACCAGTTTCAGCAAGACATTGAATTATCTTTAAATCACCTCATTTAACACTGCAGATTACAGCAAAGACAAAGGAATATTTTAATGTTGTAAAAACACCAGTAGCAAAGAGGGCTTCACTACTTGTAGTGAGTATCTGCAAACCCCAAAACAGTGCTACTCTTTACAATTTTTGCTCTTCACTGCTCTTTACAGTGGATAGCAGATGACCTACAAAGTATGTTGCAAAATCAAACacctactgaaatcagtgggagaaaTCTCAGTATGGGATTCATCAGAAGATCCTATCTACTGGATAGAGATCTCCATCTATCCTAGTCACTTAAGGCTATCATTGTGGCCAGTGGGGACCAATGGACACTTCTTGAGAGCTGTTCACCTTATCCAAAGGGAGACATACACGTCTGGCTAGAGGAATTGTAATTCAGAACACCTATTTTCTCTCCATGGACTAGAGCAACTAGGCAAGATGCTTAATACAGTATAGAAATAGTACAGCATAGTAATACAGTATAGAAATCGAAATTGAATCTTaac from Struthio camelus isolate bStrCam1 chromosome 1, bStrCam1.hap1, whole genome shotgun sequence carries:
- the IGSF5 gene encoding immunoglobulin superfamily member 5 → MEKFQKFILLPFILTASLTGLGFCSSIITGPTNATVLVGSEARFNCTVSLRWVILIWLSKGSPVLTVVNPQGAIVTSDRFTSQNYTSSTGFTSELIIHDTQLSDSGTIVCSTQQPNESTFAFLSVQVNGSLVIKNSTFTVKENKTVEIVCEALGWAPAPDITWMTNDSFIDKSRYVTKQSQGSNGLHNAMSILTLTPTDTEILTCLADIEALPSPQNATVTVFFLNSTLESEHSEDNTSTWVIVLAVVLSLVGFILLIFIIGVVIRCFCQKKKGSTYQNEIRKVSAKKKNGGHLQNSQRNGNENRGYIPEEPKYTEHIPRIVSLPPMTSKFTVPDPESYTSSASKVQPQRSTDGPISPKKIRNVTHV